Genomic DNA from Candidatus Nitronereus thalassa:
GAGGAGCGCGAGGGGAACGTGTTGGGGGTAAACTCGAAAGTGGTGTTTTAGCGGGGGACCTGTCAATTCGAGAAATAACAGATAAGAACGGTGTTTCCGCTTCACAAGCAACAACACCATCACTAGTTGAATCCGAAGTTGAATCCGACACACAACCTTCAAGAATCGGATCGATCGAGGAATTGAGAACAGAAAAGCTGTAGGTAGAGTGCTCAAGGCCATGTGAAAGGTGGGTTGAGGAGTCAGGAGTTCCAAACGGTTCCCCTGGTGAAAAAGAATCATGATGATGTTGATGATCTTCATAGGCACAAACGGGGGTGTTAGATAAAACCGTGTGGTAGGTTCCACCATGAGTGTGACCCGACATCCCATGAGCATGATCGGCTTCAGGATGGATGTGAACCCAAGGTAGGATAACTACCCAAAGAATCAACCATGCTCTCAGAAACGTGTTAAACATTTCTTTTACCCAATATTCCTTACTAAACCTGCCAGGAAAGCCCCTTGCTTTGCATGGGGATGAATGGCAGCCCGGAGCGAACGAAAGCAATAGTTTGTTTTAGGTTTTTAAGAAGCCCCGCCCTTTGGGCGGGGAGTTTCACTTTATATCTAATCGGGTTTTCCGGCTCAGTAATTTAGACTACCACACATTGTGGAATAAAACACACAAATAAAATTCAACAAGAATGGCTGGATTTTTTGGGATCTGGCCAATCACATCTCTGCCAACTCACCTGCACGAATTTTTTTCACCAATGTGTTCCAGGCCTCTTTGTTTAGCTTCGTCAAATTTCCTTCTTCCCCAATTAAAACTTCTTCTGAACTTTGGTTGAGAACAACTTCAGGGCATGCTCCACATGCTGGACATAATGAGACTTTCTTCGATTCAATCATCTCACGACCCTCCTTTGTTTAGTTTTACGTTGTATTTTGGGGCAAATAGCTGATCCGCTTGGTTTGAAATCCGGTGGACACTTCTGACGCATGGCACCCACGAGCTTCTTTTCGATTTCTTTCAAGTCGGCAATCTTCCGACGAAGTCCTTGAAGGCTTTGCTTGAGTGTGTGTTGCACATGGCCGCATGGACAATGTCCCCGGTCAGCCAGGTCTAAGAAGGTTTTAATATCCTTTAGCGTGAGCCCAAGGGTTTGGGCTTTCTTTATAAACATCAGACGGTCAATTATGGGGAACGCATAAGTCCGATATCCTGCTGAAGTGCGTACTGGTTGGGGAAGCAATCTTACCTCCTCATAGTATCGGATGGTTTTTATGGGTACCCCCGCCTGTTTAGCGATAGTTCCAATGAATAAAGTCTTCATATTTTTGTAGTATAAACCCTCCAGCTAAGTGGAGAGTCAAGGGCGATTTGGAAAATAATTTTCCCGAGGGTTTCGACATAGATTGAATTGGACTCCTTCATTTTTCCTTGCGGAAGCAGCGTTGCGGGAATATAATGAAAAACAATATGAGAAACTCACGAAGAATTTTAATAGTGTTTCTTGTTGGTCTCTTTCTTTCCCTCAGCTTCAATGCCTATGCTTGCCTTGTTCCGATTTATGGCGGCATGAAAGTGAGCCACGGGAGTGATTGCACCACCCCGGGGGAAGAACCAGCTTCGCAATTTTGTCAGGGGTTTAAATCCCTCGCGGTCCAATCCGGACCGGATATTTCCTCTCCAGACATTCCAAATTTGGTACTTGCTGAGAAAGTTCCTTTTTTCTTTCCCGGTTTTGTTACGAGTAGTCAATTCTTACCCATAGCTACAAGAGGGCAAGTTGTGCCCCCGAAGGATACTCTTGTCCTCATTTCAGTTTTTCGTATTTGATACCCTCCTCGTTTTCTCTTCACACCCCCTAATTTTCTGAGTTAACAGATTAAAAGGCAATCTTTCTGTTGTATCAGGAAAGATTGTCGAGCCTAGTTTTCTCTATCTCCCCATTCTTTTCATAGAAGAGAAGGGCTGGTTCGGATTGGAGAATCATATGAAACCA
This window encodes:
- a CDS encoding heavy metal-responsive transcriptional regulator, whose protein sequence is MKTLFIGTIAKQAGVPIKTIRYYEEVRLLPQPVRTSAGYRTYAFPIIDRLMFIKKAQTLGLTLKDIKTFLDLADRGHCPCGHVQHTLKQSLQGLRRKIADLKEIEKKLVGAMRQKCPPDFKPSGSAICPKIQRKTKQRRVVR